In Oryzihumus leptocrescens, the following are encoded in one genomic region:
- the disA gene encoding DNA integrity scanning diadenylate cyclase DisA, producing MVERSDDELLRATLAAVAPGTELRDGLERILRGRTGALIVLGHDRTVEALSTGGFPLDVEFSSTRLRELAKMDGAIVLDREGTRILRAATQLVPDPSIETNESGTRHRTAERVAKQTGYPVVSVSQSMQIVALYVADRRHVLEDSSAILSRANQALQTLERYKSRLDEVTGTLSALEIEDLVTVRDVASVLQRLEMVRRISDEIAGYVIELGTDGRLLTLQLEELTGGLGNDRELVIRDYLPSAKTDKDVEEVLADLMALSSTELLDLAAGAKALGFSIVGDALDSAVSPRGYRLLTKVPRLPGAIVDRLVEHFDSLQKLLAANLEDLMAVDGVGEGRARAVREGLSRLAESSILERYV from the coding sequence ATCGTGGAACGAAGCGACGACGAGTTGCTGCGCGCCACGCTGGCCGCTGTCGCTCCGGGCACCGAGCTGCGTGACGGGCTCGAACGCATCCTGCGCGGCCGCACCGGGGCGCTGATCGTCCTCGGGCACGACCGCACCGTCGAGGCGCTGTCGACCGGCGGGTTCCCGCTCGACGTCGAGTTCTCCAGCACCCGCCTGCGTGAGCTCGCCAAGATGGACGGCGCGATCGTCCTCGACCGCGAGGGCACCCGCATCCTGCGGGCCGCCACCCAGCTGGTCCCCGACCCCTCGATCGAGACCAACGAGTCCGGCACCCGCCACCGCACCGCCGAGCGCGTCGCCAAGCAGACCGGCTACCCCGTGGTGTCGGTGAGCCAGTCGATGCAGATCGTCGCCCTCTACGTCGCCGACCGTCGCCACGTGCTCGAGGACTCCAGCGCGATCCTGTCCCGCGCCAACCAGGCCCTGCAGACGCTCGAGCGCTACAAGTCCCGCCTCGACGAGGTGACCGGCACCCTGTCCGCCCTCGAGATCGAGGACCTGGTCACGGTGCGCGACGTCGCCAGCGTCCTGCAGCGCCTGGAGATGGTGCGCCGGATCAGCGACGAGATCGCCGGCTACGTCATCGAGCTCGGCACCGACGGCCGCCTGCTCACCCTGCAGCTCGAGGAGCTCACCGGCGGCCTGGGCAACGACCGCGAGCTGGTCATCCGCGACTACCTGCCCTCGGCCAAGACCGACAAGGACGTCGAGGAGGTCCTCGCCGACCTCATGGCGCTGTCCTCGACCGAGCTGCTCGACCTGGCCGCGGGCGCCAAGGCCCTGGGCTTCTCCATCGTCGGGGACGCCCTCGACTCGGCCGTCAGCCCGCGCGGCTACCGCCTGCTCACCAAGGTGCCTCGCCTGCCCGGCGCGATCGTGGACCGGCTGGTCGAGCACTTCGACAGCCTGCAGAAGCTGCTGGCCGCCAACCTCGAGGACCTCATGGCCGTCGACGGCGTCGGCGAGGGCCGCGCCCGCGCGGTCCGCGAGGGCCTGTCCCGCCTGGCCGAGTCCAGCATCCTC